Proteins encoded within one genomic window of Apium graveolens cultivar Ventura unplaced genomic scaffold, ASM990537v1 ctg148, whole genome shotgun sequence:
- the LOC141699911 gene encoding potassium transporter 5-like, with amino-acid sequence MADQSSETVAPPNTCATTTSNNQTMEGAKLRRVDALNMEAGSTTHTHHSQASWGRTLILAFQCLGVIYGDVGTSPLYVYSSTFTDGIKDNQDILGVLSLIIYTLLLSPLIKYAFIVLRANDNGNGGTFALYSLISRHANMSLVPSNQPEDKELSNYILNNPSSQFRWAEKVKDKLSKSMPSKIMLILVAILGCSMTIGDGILTPSISVLSAVGGIKNKVDCLDQNAVVGISIAILVILFSVQQFGSDKVGYIFAPIIIVWFASIGGIGLYNLIKHDVTVLLALNPKYIIDYFKRNGSKGWQSLGGVVLCITGTEAMFADIGHFSVLAVQLSFSTVVLPALLSTYIGQAAYLSKNPGDVLDTFYASIPETIYWPMFVVAVAAAIIASQAMISGAFAIIAQALSLGCFPRVKVVHTSAKHEGQVYIPELNYMIMICSIFVTFTFKTTEKIGNAYGIAVVGVMFISTCVVSLIMLIIWNVKLWWIMLFFTLFGTMEGVYLSAVLSKFIEGGYLPITFSLVLMTVMGIWHYVYVQKYKFELDNKVSPSYMQDLAANTNINRVPGIGLLYSELVEGIPSIFPHFIEIIPSIHSVMVFVSLKFIPISTVMVEERFLFRQVGTREYRIYRCVVRYGYKDKIEEPRDFEDQLVENLKEFIRHEQCTVEANIGISRDELMAHEPLPDTNVIHDSTDKIENLEGRTSSPTVHTEDLPRISSSNSIRSLPNTSSDISTRPIIGVEEEIQFIQNAKEKGIVYLLGEAEVIAKQDSSWFNKVIVNYAYSFLRKNFRQGEKTIHIPHTRLLRVGMTYEI; translated from the exons ATGGCCGATCAGTCATCAGAAACCGTGGCTCCACCCAATACTTGTGCaaccacaactagcaacaaccAAACGATGGAAGGAGCTAAGCTAAGGCGAGTTGATGCACTCAACATGGAAGCTGGCTCTACCACCCATACTCATCATTCTCAG GCAAGTTGGGGCAGGACGCTGATCTTGGCATTTCAGTGCTTGGGAGTTATATATGGAGACGTCGGGACATCTCCACTCTACGTGTATTCCAGTACCTTTACGGATGGTATTAAGGATAACCAAGATATACTTGGTGTGCTCTCTTTAATTATCTATACCTTACTCCTCTCGCCTCTCATCAAGTACGCCTTCATCGTTCTCCGAGCCAACGACAATGGCAATG GTGGAACATTTGCACTTTATTCTCTCATCTCCCGCCATGCTAATATGAGTTTAGTTCCAAGTAATCAACCGGAGGATAAGGAGTTGTCTAACTACATACTTAACAACCCATCCAGCCAGTTTCGATGGGCTGAGAAGGTAAAAGACAAGCTTTCAAAGAGTATGCCTTCCAAAATCATGCTTATATTGGTCGCTATCCTTGGATGTTCCATGACCATTGGTGATGGTATTCTAACACCCAGTATTTCAG TCTTATCAGCAGTGGGTGGAATCAAGAACAAGGTGGACTGCCTTGACCAAA ATGCTGTTGTGGGGATTTCGATTGCAATCCTAGTGATTTTGTTTTCGGTTCAACAATTTGGGAGTGATAAGGTGGGATACATATTTGCTCCAATCATCATCGTCTGGTTTGCATCCATCGGTGGAATTGGACTTTACAACTTGATCAAACATGATGTAACTGTATTGCTTGCATTGAATCCAAAATACATCATAGATTATTTCAAAAGAAATGGGTCGAAAGGATGGCAGTCACTTGGTGGAGTTGTTCTGTGCATCACAG GTACTGAAGCCATGTTTGCTGACATTGGCCATTTCAGTGTATTAGCAGTCCAG CTTAGCTTTAGTACAGTTGTACTACCTGCATTACTGTCTACCTATATTGGCCAAGCGGCATATCTCTCCAAGAATCCCGGTGATGTGCTTGATACTTTCTATGCTTCTATTCCAG AGACGATTTACTGGCCCATGTTTGTGGTTGCGGTTGCTGCTGCCATTATAGCTAGCCAAGCTATGATCTCTGGAGCTTTTGCGATTATTGCACAAGCTTTAAGTCTAGGTTGTTTTCCTAGGGTTAAAGTAGTGCATACATCTGCAAAGCATGAGGGTCAGGTTTACATACCGGAGCTCAACTACATGATCATGATTTGCTCCATTTTTGTGACCTTCACTTTTAAGACCACCGAAAAGATTGGAAATGCATATG GGATTGCTGTGGTCGGTGTCATGTTCATCTCCACGTGCGTGGTCAGCCTGATCATGCTGATCATATGGAATGTGAAATTGTGGTGGATCATGCTATTCTTCACGTTGTTTGGTACGATGGAGGGTGTATACCTGTCGGCCGTCCTATCCAAATTCATAGAAGGAGGCTATCTTCCTATAACATTTTCGCTTGTCTTGATGACAGTAATGGGGATATGGCACTATGTGTATGTTCAAAAGTACAAGTTCGAGCTTGATAACAAGGTTTCTCCTAGTTACATGCAGGATTTGGCAGCAAACACAAATATAAACAGAGTCCCCGGAATTGGGCTGCTATACTCTGAGCTTGTCGAGGGAATTCCATCAATATTTCCTCATTTTATTGAAATCATTCCATCTATTCACTCGGTTATGGTTTTTGTATCTCTTAAGTTCATTCCTATCAGTACTGTGATGGTTGAGGAGCGATTTTTGTTCAGACAGGTTGGAACAAGAGAGTACAGGATATACCGTTGTGTAGTTAGATATGGATATAAAGACAAGATAGAGGAGCCCCGTGATTTTGAAGACCAGCTCGTGGAAAATCTAAAGGAGTTCATAAGACATGAACAATGTACTGTTGAAGCCAATATAGGGATATCTAGGGATGAACTGATGGCACATGAGCCCCTTCCTGACACAAACGTGATACATGATTCAACAGACAAAATTGAGAACTTAGAAGGAAGAACTAGCTCACCTACAGTTCACACCGAGGACTTGCCACGTATTTCTTCTTCAAACTCCATCAGATCATTACCAAATACTTCAAGCGATATTAGCACAAGACCTATTATAGGAGTTGAAGAAGAGATACAATTTATCCAAAATGCAAAGGAGAAAGGCATTGTTTATCTTCTAGGAGAAGCAGAGGTGATAGCCAAACAAGATTCTTCTTGGTTCAACAAAGTTATTGTCAATTATGCTTACAGCTTCCTTAGAAAAAATTTCAGGCAAGGAGAAAAGACAATACATATTCCTCATACCAGGCTTCTCCGAGTTGGAATGACATATGAAATATAA